In Prochlorococcus marinus XMU1404, the following proteins share a genomic window:
- a CDS encoding competence/damage-inducible protein A encodes MSPNSKGVEILSIGTELLLGNIINTNAQWISEQLSQLGLNHFRQSTVGDNYDRIIKVIQEISKRSNLLITTGGLGPTPDDLTTEAIAKSFNVTLFERPHLWDEIKQKMPTSKLQDDSSSLRKQCLFPKNAQIINNPRGTAPGMIWEPIKGFTILTFPGVPSEMKTMWEETACDFIKTKFSDNSSFFSNTLKFAGIGESSVAEKINDLLNLKNPTVAPYANLGEVKLRITAKAKNEVEAKNIIKPIKEKLKKKFSKFIFGEDNDTLPSVLIKELTKRNQTIVFAESCTGGLLSSSLTSISGSSQVFKGSIVSYSNELKNSLLNISEEKLNKYGAVSEEVCEAMAINVKNTLKADWAIAISGIAGPNGGTQEKPIGLVYISIAGPNNHITNIKKIFNATRNRIEIQTLSVNVCLNSLRLILLSNSK; translated from the coding sequence ATGAGTCCTAACTCCAAAGGAGTTGAAATTCTTTCTATTGGAACAGAGCTACTCTTAGGAAATATTATCAATACCAATGCTCAATGGATTTCTGAACAGTTATCTCAATTAGGCTTAAATCACTTTAGGCAATCAACTGTAGGCGATAATTATGATCGAATTATAAAAGTAATTCAAGAAATATCGAAAAGAAGTAATCTTCTAATTACAACTGGTGGCTTGGGACCCACCCCAGATGACTTAACTACTGAAGCAATAGCCAAATCTTTTAATGTAACTCTTTTTGAAAGACCGCACTTATGGGATGAAATAAAACAAAAAATGCCAACCTCAAAACTCCAGGACGATTCATCTAGCTTAAGGAAACAATGTCTCTTCCCAAAAAATGCTCAAATAATTAATAATCCAAGGGGTACTGCCCCAGGAATGATATGGGAACCAATAAAAGGATTTACTATTCTTACTTTCCCTGGAGTACCAAGTGAAATGAAAACTATGTGGGAAGAGACGGCGTGTGATTTCATTAAAACCAAATTCTCAGATAATTCTTCCTTTTTTTCAAATACTCTTAAATTTGCAGGTATTGGAGAATCTAGTGTTGCAGAAAAAATTAATGATCTATTAAATCTTAAAAATCCTACTGTAGCTCCATACGCAAATTTGGGGGAAGTTAAACTAAGAATCACTGCTAAAGCAAAGAATGAAGTGGAAGCAAAGAATATTATTAAACCCATAAAGGAAAAATTAAAAAAAAAGTTTTCAAAGTTTATTTTTGGAGAAGATAATGATACGCTTCCTAGCGTTTTAATAAAAGAATTAACCAAGAGGAACCAAACTATTGTTTTTGCCGAATCCTGTACGGGAGGCCTCCTATCATCATCACTAACATCAATATCAGGCTCGTCTCAAGTTTTTAAAGGGAGCATTGTTTCCTACAGTAATGAGCTAAAAAATTCATTATTAAATATTTCGGAAGAAAAGCTTAATAAATATGGAGCTGTTTCTGAAGAGGTTTGTGAGGCTATGGCAATTAATGTCAAAAATACATTAAAAGCAGACTGGGCAATTGCTATCAGTGGAATTGCTGGTCCAAATGGAGGAACTCAAGAGAAACCTATTGGACTAGTATATATTTCGATTGCAGGACCAAATAACCATATTACCAATATCAAAAAAATATTTAACGCAACCCGAAATAGAATTGAAATTCAAACACTAAGTGTAAATGTGTGTTTGAACAGCTTAAGATTAATCCTATTATCGAATAGTAAGTAG
- the murJ gene encoding murein biosynthesis integral membrane protein MurJ, which produces MHSFLKNNVFSISFGTSLSKLVGCIRQIFIAAAFGVGVTYDAFNYAYIIPGFLLIIIGGINGPLHNAVVAVLTPLNKKNGGIVLTQVSIKLSILLIGLAILIYINSSLLIELLAPNLSYEAKSIATYQLKILTPCIPLSGFIGLSFGALNSQRKFFLSSISPAITSLTTIFFILLSWIINKENAYSHFFRYTGLLAFATLTGTLIQFVVQISEINKIGLLRLKSKFQLLNDEERRIFKLIIPASISSGLSQINVFIDMFFASSFQGAASGLAYGNFLIQAPLGILSNSLILPLLPKFSKFRSDKDYIGLQKKLISGIEYCFLTTIFLAAFFITFNNQIVQLVFQRGSFDYSAALKVKNILIAYGVGIPFYLYRDLLVRTYYSIEKTTFPFKSSFAGIVLNIFFDWLLIGAPINNFGNLSPYNFGVIGIILSSVIVNFIVCVLLSFNLRNENIHLPNLDLFKKITLMTLAAFIDSSLCFSILKTTNNFNSNLGEFLLLIFGSLTFFVIYFFLTKFLKVNKFKVYKKKI; this is translated from the coding sequence ATGCATTCATTTTTAAAAAATAATGTTTTTTCAATTTCATTTGGTACTAGTCTTAGTAAATTAGTTGGATGTATAAGACAAATATTTATAGCTGCTGCTTTTGGAGTTGGGGTAACATACGACGCATTTAATTATGCCTATATAATTCCAGGTTTTTTGCTAATAATCATTGGAGGGATTAATGGTCCCCTACATAACGCAGTCGTTGCAGTTCTAACTCCCCTTAACAAGAAAAATGGCGGAATTGTTTTAACTCAAGTAAGTATAAAACTTTCAATATTATTAATTGGGTTAGCTATATTGATATATATTAATTCCAGTTTACTAATTGAATTATTAGCCCCCAATTTAAGTTACGAAGCTAAATCAATTGCCACTTACCAATTAAAAATACTTACACCTTGTATCCCTTTGTCCGGATTCATAGGTTTAAGCTTTGGCGCCTTAAATTCCCAAAGAAAATTCTTTTTATCAAGTATAAGTCCAGCAATAACAAGCCTAACTACTATTTTTTTTATTTTATTAAGTTGGATTATCAATAAAGAAAATGCATATTCTCATTTCTTTAGGTACACGGGATTACTAGCTTTTGCAACTTTGACCGGAACGTTAATTCAGTTTGTTGTTCAAATTTCGGAAATAAATAAAATTGGTCTTTTGAGGTTAAAGTCAAAATTCCAATTATTAAATGATGAAGAAAGGAGGATTTTCAAACTAATTATTCCAGCATCTATCTCATCTGGTCTCAGTCAAATTAATGTTTTTATAGATATGTTTTTCGCTTCAAGTTTTCAAGGAGCAGCATCGGGACTAGCTTACGGAAACTTTCTGATACAAGCCCCATTAGGCATATTATCTAACTCTTTGATTTTGCCATTACTTCCAAAATTCTCAAAATTCAGAAGTGATAAAGACTATATAGGCCTACAAAAAAAATTGATCTCTGGAATAGAGTACTGTTTCTTGACCACTATTTTTTTAGCCGCATTTTTCATAACATTTAATAATCAAATAGTACAGTTAGTTTTTCAGAGAGGATCTTTTGATTATTCAGCGGCTTTAAAAGTAAAGAATATATTAATTGCTTATGGAGTTGGCATACCTTTTTATCTTTATAGAGATTTATTAGTAAGAACTTACTATTCAATAGAAAAAACAACCTTCCCTTTCAAGTCATCATTTGCAGGTATAGTGTTAAATATTTTTTTTGATTGGTTGTTAATCGGTGCCCCAATTAATAATTTTGGAAATCTTTCTCCATATAATTTCGGAGTAATAGGAATAATTTTATCTTCAGTAATAGTCAACTTTATAGTTTGTGTTTTGCTTTCTTTTAATCTGAGAAATGAAAATATCCACTTGCCTAACTTGGATTTATTTAAGAAAATTACCCTCATGACATTAGCGGCATTTATAGACAGCTCCCTTTGTTTTAGTATTCTTAAAACTACAAATAACTTCAATTCAAATCTCGGAGAATTTTTATTATTAATATTTGGATCTCTAACTTTTTTTGTAATCTATTTTTTTCTTACAAAATTCCTGAAAGTAAATAAATTTAAAGTTTATAAAAAAAAGATTTAG
- a CDS encoding DUF3181 family protein — protein MDYQVRISDLENIISEKVFIKIEKWNLYLGDAGLARNLAIECISNKDQGPLEAAKISLKAINVKVGDGVNSIPLINLITNSQILELEEILESFFAN, from the coding sequence ATGGACTATCAGGTACGAATAAGTGATCTAGAAAATATTATTTCAGAAAAGGTTTTTATAAAAATAGAAAAGTGGAATTTATATCTTGGAGATGCTGGCCTAGCAAGAAATCTCGCTATTGAATGTATAAGCAATAAAGATCAAGGGCCATTGGAGGCTGCGAAAATAAGTTTGAAAGCAATAAATGTAAAAGTAGGGGATGGTGTTAACAGTATTCCACTGATAAATTTAATAACTAACTCACAAATTCTAGAATTAGAGGAGATTTTGGAAAGTTTTTTTGCAAACTAA
- the sfsA gene encoding DNA/RNA nuclease SfsA: MNDRIIEFDPLIEGVLIKRYKRFLADIKLESGEVVTAHCANTGPMKGLLSEGAKVRISVSPSPKRKLPFTWEQICVSDSKNEEVWVGVNTLFANKLIKKVIEKNLLDEIIGEIETIKSEVPYGKDKKSRIDFFLTPKSSNPDKRNIYLEVKNTTWIRENVALFPDTVTKRGQKHLIELKELIPESKSILVLCITRKDACFFAPGDEADPLYGNLFRESLSAGMITIPCSFEFHKDHISWRGIKPLK, from the coding sequence ATGAATGATCGGATAATTGAATTTGATCCATTAATCGAAGGAGTTTTAATCAAGAGGTATAAAAGGTTTCTTGCAGATATAAAATTAGAGAGCGGAGAGGTAGTAACTGCTCATTGCGCCAACACAGGCCCAATGAAGGGACTTTTGAGTGAGGGAGCAAAGGTGAGAATAAGTGTTTCCCCTTCTCCAAAAAGAAAATTACCTTTTACTTGGGAACAGATATGTGTTTCAGATTCAAAAAATGAGGAGGTATGGGTTGGAGTTAATACTCTATTTGCAAATAAGTTAATCAAAAAGGTTATTGAGAAAAATTTGCTTGACGAAATAATAGGAGAAATAGAAACAATAAAATCTGAAGTTCCCTATGGAAAAGATAAAAAAAGCAGAATTGACTTTTTTTTAACTCCAAAATCTTCAAATCCTGATAAACGTAACATTTACTTAGAAGTTAAAAATACGACTTGGATCAGAGAAAATGTTGCTCTATTCCCTGATACAGTAACGAAAAGAGGCCAAAAACACCTCATAGAATTAAAGGAATTAATTCCTGAAAGTAAAAGTATATTAGTACTTTGTATTACAAGAAAAGACGCTTGTTTTTTCGCCCCTGGAGATGAGGCAGATCCCTTGTACGGCAATCTTTTTAGAGAATCTTTAAGTGCAGGAATGATAACCATTCCTTGTTCCTTTGAATTTCATAAAGACCACATATCATGGAGAGGAATTAAACCTTTGAAATAA
- the glyA gene encoding serine hydroxymethyltransferase: MNILQNLKESDPVISNFINSEKNRQETHLELIASENFASIAVMQAQGSVLTNKYAEGLPQKRYYGGCEFVDEIEELAIQRAKKLFNANWANVQPHSGAQANAAVFLSLLKPGDTIMGMDLSHGGHLTHGSPVNMSGKWFNAVHYGVNKETSELNFDEIRDIALETKPKLIICGYSAYPRKIDFESFRNIADEVGAFLMADIAHIAGLVASKLHPNPIPYCDVVTTTTHKTLRGPRGGLILCKDAEFGKKFDKSVFPGTQGGPLEHIIAAKAVAFGEALQPDFVNYSQQVIKNAKVLASTLMNRGINIVSGGTDNHIVLLDLRSINMTGKIADLLVSEVNITANKNTVPFDPESPFVTSGLRLGTAALTTRGFNENAFAEVGEIIADRLLNPDDSLIESQCKERVLTLCNRFPLYEGKLEASIK; this comes from the coding sequence ATGAATATTCTTCAAAATCTTAAAGAAAGTGATCCAGTAATATCAAATTTTATCAACTCTGAAAAAAATAGGCAGGAAACTCATCTTGAGTTAATCGCAAGCGAAAATTTCGCATCAATTGCCGTTATGCAGGCTCAAGGTTCCGTCCTTACAAATAAATACGCCGAGGGATTACCTCAAAAAAGATACTACGGAGGATGTGAATTTGTTGATGAAATCGAAGAATTAGCGATTCAGAGAGCGAAAAAATTATTTAATGCAAATTGGGCTAATGTTCAACCCCATAGTGGAGCACAGGCAAATGCTGCTGTTTTCCTAAGTCTACTTAAACCTGGTGACACAATCATGGGGATGGATTTATCTCATGGTGGACACCTAACTCATGGGTCTCCAGTAAATATGAGTGGTAAGTGGTTCAATGCAGTTCACTATGGTGTAAATAAAGAAACTAGTGAATTAAATTTTGATGAAATAAGAGATATAGCACTTGAAACAAAACCAAAATTGATCATTTGCGGATATTCTGCTTATCCAAGAAAAATCGATTTTGAATCATTTAGAAATATTGCAGATGAAGTTGGTGCTTTCTTAATGGCTGATATTGCACATATTGCCGGTCTTGTAGCAAGTAAACTTCACCCAAATCCGATCCCTTATTGTGATGTAGTAACTACAACTACTCATAAAACATTAAGAGGTCCTAGAGGGGGACTTATCTTATGTAAAGATGCAGAATTTGGAAAGAAATTTGATAAATCTGTTTTCCCTGGAACTCAGGGTGGTCCCCTCGAACATATAATTGCAGCTAAAGCAGTTGCATTTGGAGAAGCCTTGCAGCCAGATTTCGTTAATTATTCCCAACAAGTAATAAAAAATGCAAAAGTTCTAGCTTCAACTTTAATGAATAGAGGTATCAATATCGTGAGTGGAGGAACTGACAACCATATTGTTTTACTCGATTTAAGAAGTATAAATATGACTGGTAAAATTGCTGACTTGCTTGTAAGTGAAGTGAATATTACTGCAAATAAAAATACTGTTCCATTTGACCCTGAATCACCTTTTGTAACCAGCGGACTAAGGTTGGGAACTGCCGCCTTAACTACTAGAGGCTTTAATGAGAATGCTTTTGCTGAAGTTGGCGAAATTATTGCTGATAGATTACTAAACCCAGACGATTCACTCATTGAAAGTCAATGTAAAGAAAGAGTATTAACCTTATGTAATCGTTTTCCTCTTTATGAAGGCAAACTTGAAGCATCAATTAAATGA